Proteins encoded in a region of the Sulfurovum xiamenensis genome:
- a CDS encoding ATP citrate lyase citrate-binding domain-containing protein — MAQKAIREYDAKSILAKHWDKYFPDFTYAYQTVMVQNGSELAEAAKENTWLNEKALVAKPDMLFGKRGKNDLVLFKDAKPGDVSLAKAISWIDEKSSGEQSVYFSFDGDTPTGEPSVDKLTHFIVEPFTPHSQEEEYYISATCVGDDDMLYMSAEGGMEVEEGWEEKVTEVAFKITDTEEQIAERIRANVPADVADKDKAAFAEFAIGFFKAYRELNFAYLEINPFVMQGNKIELLDMVAKLDDTAGFMMVDQWGDVEYPTAFGMEEKSPEVLAVEEADAKTGASLKLTLLKPEARIWTMVAGGGASVVYADTIADLAGIDDLANYGEYSGGPTTGETKFYAETLLDLMTREKDAQGRDKILIIGGAIANFTDVAKTFTGIIQAFEEYADKMKEIGIKIYVRRGGPNYEKGLKDIKEAADRLGLWIDVYGPETHVTDIVRMAVEA, encoded by the coding sequence ATGGCTCAAAAGGCGATTAGAGAGTATGACGCAAAGTCAATTCTAGCAAAACATTGGGATAAGTATTTCCCAGATTTTACTTATGCATACCAAACTGTAATGGTTCAAAATGGATCGGAACTGGCAGAAGCTGCAAAAGAGAACACATGGTTAAATGAAAAAGCATTGGTTGCAAAACCGGATATGCTTTTCGGTAAAAGAGGTAAAAACGATTTAGTACTTTTCAAAGATGCTAAACCAGGTGATGTTTCATTAGCAAAAGCTATCAGCTGGATCGATGAAAAGTCAAGCGGTGAGCAATCAGTATATTTCTCATTTGACGGTGACACACCAACAGGTGAACCATCAGTTGATAAATTGACACACTTTATTGTTGAACCGTTTACTCCACACTCACAAGAAGAAGAGTATTATATCTCTGCGACATGTGTAGGTGATGATGATATGCTTTATATGTCTGCTGAAGGTGGAATGGAAGTTGAAGAGGGTTGGGAAGAGAAAGTAACTGAAGTTGCATTCAAGATCACTGACACTGAAGAGCAGATCGCTGAGAGAATCAGAGCAAATGTACCTGCAGATGTTGCTGACAAAGATAAAGCAGCATTCGCAGAATTTGCTATCGGTTTCTTCAAAGCATACAGAGAGTTGAATTTCGCATACCTTGAGATCAACCCGTTTGTAATGCAAGGTAACAAGATCGAGCTTCTTGACATGGTTGCAAAACTAGATGACACTGCTGGATTCATGATGGTAGATCAGTGGGGTGATGTTGAGTACCCAACTGCATTCGGTATGGAAGAGAAATCTCCAGAGGTATTGGCTGTTGAAGAAGCCGATGCTAAAACAGGTGCATCACTTAAATTGACACTCTTAAAGCCAGAAGCTAGAATCTGGACAATGGTTGCCGGTGGTGGTGCTTCAGTTGTTTATGCTGATACTATTGCCGATCTTGCTGGTATCGATGACCTTGCTAACTATGGTGAGTACTCAGGTGGACCAACAACAGGTGAGACTAAATTCTATGCAGAGACACTTCTTGATCTTATGACAAGAGAAAAAGATGCACAGGGTAGAGATAAGATCCTTATCATTGGTGGTGCGATCGCTAACTTTACAGATGTTGCTAAAACATTTACAGGTATCATCCAGGCATTTGAAGAGTATGCAGACAAGATGAAAGAAATTGGTATCAAGATCTATGTAAGACGTGGTGGACCAAACTACGAAAAAGGTCTTAAAG
- a CDS encoding anthranilate synthase component II, protein MVLMIDNYDSFTYNVVQYCRELGADLKVIRNDEMTIDEIKALHPDKIILSPGPSTPDDAGVTLDVIKEFADTTPIFGICLGHQSIAQAFGGDVIRAKNMMHGKTSQIVVDAQTPIFKDLPSEFRATRYHSLTVKKETLPDSVIATSHSKDDGEIMSLQIKDKPIYGVQFHPESIMSEYGHEMLDNFLKL, encoded by the coding sequence ATGGTATTAATGATAGACAATTACGACAGCTTTACTTACAATGTCGTGCAGTACTGTAGAGAACTGGGTGCAGACTTGAAGGTCATACGTAATGATGAAATGACGATTGATGAGATCAAAGCATTACATCCAGACAAGATCATTCTTTCACCAGGTCCTTCCACCCCTGATGATGCAGGAGTGACACTGGATGTGATCAAAGAATTTGCAGACACTACGCCTATTTTTGGTATCTGTCTAGGCCATCAGAGTATTGCACAGGCATTTGGCGGAGATGTGATCAGAGCCAAAAATATGATGCATGGTAAAACGTCCCAAATCGTTGTGGATGCCCAAACACCTATTTTTAAAGATCTCCCATCTGAATTCAGGGCTACACGTTATCACTCTTTAACCGTGAAAAAAGAGACGCTGCCAGATAGCGTCATCGCAACATCCCACAGCAAAGATGATGGTGAGATCATGTCACTGCAGATCAAAGACAAACCTATTTATGGTGTGCAGTTCCATCCTGAGTCTATTATGAGTGAATATGGGCATGAAATGTTAGATAACTTTTTGAAACTCTAA